Part of the Puntigrus tetrazona isolate hp1 chromosome 10, ASM1883169v1, whole genome shotgun sequence genome is shown below.
TCTTCCTACCTCAGAGAAGGTAAGATAATTGAAAATTTATGTTGGATAATTACTTTTTTCGTTATAAGCTTTTTTCGTTTCGTTTTTTGTTATAAGGTGTTCGAAATTAATTGTAATACCAGTTTTATATGGCTTTTTATCACGTTCAAGTGTTTGCCGTGCATATAATACGCAGTTTTTTCCCTGCATGTGGTACGAAATTTGTTTGCGTGCATATgagactggaaaaaaaaaattcccatttaaattaatcaatttaaaCACTGTGTTTAGAATAAGTGCAACCCAATCAAAAGAATTTACGAAACAGAACATCTCTAAGCTGTGTTAAGACGCGCATAATCATAAAcgattataaataaaattcaagaTTCTGCAACGAAAACGAAAATCGATCTCTAAAGCttctattactactactaccactcGTAAAGTTTGCAAACATATGTTTGAATGCTTCATCCAATCAAGTTTCCAGACGTGACtatgatattaaaatatctgGCATATTCACTTTATCACAGTGCAGCTCTCTCGGTGGATCATTATTTTGTcgtcacaatatttttttatcacctGTTAAACGGCCAACACTTTTTACAGAAGTTTCACTCTATGGTAACGCgcttcactttctttctttcggaTGACTTCATATGTTTCCCGTTGTATTACTTCATTCGTGTGTGGATGCTGCTAGTATCCTAAGTAATAATATAGGGTGGTGTAATTATGCTTTGCTTTTCTACATCGGATTACTTTGAATATTCCTATTGCTGCCGTGTTACTCTTGTGTTTCACGTTAACGCTTTTGTAGAATTATTTCTAGTAGGTTATAGCCTAGTTTTAGCACGAGGTGTCACTACAGACCGTAAGATAGAGGTTAATAGTCTTTACCCTagcgcctctctctctctctctctcagactctTGGTATTAGTGTATCTGCAGCTGAGACATGATCTCTATTTCGTCTCGTGTTTTCTGAACGCAAAAAGAGCTATCAGATTCTCTcgagtttatatatatttttttctgctgacaAGCCGGCGGCACATAACCGTCATGGGATTTTGGGGATATTTCGAGTGTGGattgatatttttgatttttctgcTGGATTCTGCGTTTGCTCAGATCGTCTATTCCGTACCGGAAGAGGTAAATAAAGGGACAGTTGTTGGGAATATAGCGAAAGATCTGAACATCAACGTTCACGACCTTGAATCTCGTATGTTTGAGATTGTGTCTGGATTAAATAAGAAGTATTTTAACGTGAATCTAAAAACGGGCGTGCTGTTTGTTAATGAAAGAATTGACCGGGAGGAGTTATGTCCTTCGAGTCAGAAATGTTCTCTGAATATAGAAGCCCTTGCTAAAAATCCTCATCATCTTTACAGAGTGGAGATTAAGATTTTGGATATAAACGATAATGCGCCACATTTTCCTGTTAAAGTATTTGCTGTGAATATTAGTGAAAACGCAAGTCCAGGAGAAAGATTTCCTCTCCCTGTAGCAGAGGACTCTGATGTTGGCAGTAATTCGCTGAAAGAGTACAAACTGAGTCCGAATGAACATTTCAGTCTAGATACACAGAGTGAAGACCAGAGTGTGTCTGCAGAGTTAGTGCTGAACAAGGCTTTGGATCGAGAGAAACAAGCCACGATTAAGTTAATTCTCACTGGAGTAGATGGAGGAAAGCCACCTAAATCTGGgactgtaaatattattataaacataatggataataatgataataatccAGTGTTCAGTCAACCTCTTTATAAAGTCAAACTAAAGGAAAATGTTGCTGATGGTACAAAAGTTATCTCTGTGTTTGCCTCTGATTTAGATGAAGGCATTAACAGTgatattttgtattcatttgttgGTCATGGCAAGAGAAAAGACCTGTTTTCCATAATCCCAGAGACTGGAGATATTGTTGTAAAAGGACAAATAGATTACGAGGAGAATACTGCCATTGAGTTACGAGTTCAAGCGAAAGATAAAGGCAGCCCACCAAAGAGTACAcattgtaaaattttaatagaaattatgGATGAAAATGATAATGCACCAGAGATATTTGTTACTCCTCTGCTGGAAAGTGTGAAAGAAGACACAAAGTCAGGAACAGCAGTTGCTTTAGTCACAGTGTCTGATAAAGATGGAGGTAAAAATGGCATTGTACACTGCTCTCTGAaagactcttttcctttcaaactGGAGACATCATATAACAATCATTATTCTCTAGTGGTAGATGGACCTCTGGACAGAGAGAGTGTTTCTCTGTATAACATCACAATTACAGCTGCAGATGAAGGAAGTCCGTCTCTTTCCAGCAGCACTGTTATAACTGTACATATCTCTGATGTTAATGACAATGCTCCACATTTCCCAGCTCCCGTTATTAACGCTTTTCTACGTGAGAACGGTCAAGCTGGAGGTCTGGTGACAAAAGTGTCCGCTGATGATTCAGACGCTGGTGAAAACGCACAACTTTCATATTCACTGTTAGACAGTTCCAGCTCCAGTGTTCCTGTAACAACACTGATAAATATAAACTCTTTAAGTGGAGAAATATTCAGCTTGCAGTCATTTAATCACGAAGAAACAAAGAGGTTTCAGTTTCAAGTTATGGCCACAGACTCTGGTGTTCCTCCTCTGAGCAGTAACTcgactgtaaatgtgtttattctgGACGAGAACGACAACAGTCCGGTTATTTTAGCTCCTTATTCTGAACCTGGAtcagttaatagtgagaacatTCCCTACTCTGCTGAAGCGGGATACTTTGTAGCCAAGATCAGATCTGTTGATGCTGACTCTGGATATAACGCACTTCTGTCTTATCATCTAACTGAACCCAAAGGAACCAATCTGTTCCGCATCGGAAGCAGTTCTGGAGAAATAAGGACTAAGAGACGAATGAGTGACAACGACTTAAAAACTCACCCACTTCTCATCACAGTGTCTGATAATGGAGAGCCATCACTCTCAGCGACTATGTCCATGGATGTTGTGGTTGTTGAGAGTCTGGATGACATAAAGACATCCTTCCGAGAAGTTCCTGTTAAAGAGGAGAGTTTTTCAGATCTCAATCTGTATCTGCTCGTCTCTATCGTCTCAGTATCAGTCATCTTTTTACTGAGTCTGGTGGGTTTGATAGCAGCTAAATGCTACAGGACAGACAGCAGTTTCAGCAGGTACAGCGCTCCAGTGATCAGCACACATCCAGACGGAAGCTGGTCCTTCTCTAAATCCACTCAACAGTACGACGTGTGTTTTAGTTCAGACACGATAAAGAGTGATGTAGTAGTTTTCCCCTCGCCGTTTCCTCCAGCAGACGCGGAACTGATCAGCATTAATGGAGAAGATACTTTTACGCGCACGCAAACTCTTCCTACCTCAGAGAAGGtaagataaatgaaaaactatGTTGGATAATTACTTTTTTCGAGGTGAATTTTTGTTATAAGCTGTttgaaattaattgtaatacCAGTTTTCGTTTTATATGGCTTTTTATCACATTCAAGTGTTTGCCGTGAATATAATACGCAGTTTTTCCTGCATGTTGTACGAAATTTGTTTGCGTGCGTATGAGACGCAGTTTTCTTATTCATGTGATACACATTTAAGACacaaccctaatcctacccatcaCGTAGCATATACACGTCAAAGTCCAAAGACCACGTGTTTTTGTTTAGCGTAGTATTTATACTCATGAGTTTGTCATAGCGGGTTTGATATCTACCTCGTAGCTGTCGATTTTAATCAATCTGTTTTAAGTTGAagtttattgcaatttatacttttttgtctttgaatAGTGCACTTTGTTCAATTGAAGAAATCTAAAGACCTGTAAAGGTTGTTAATCGGGTTTTGTCTGGAGGATGTTTTATTCTACACCAGATttacaaaatagtaaaaatagtattattttttttagaaactcttgtttagtttattttcaatccattttcaagtttttctttgttttttatttatgtttagaaAATTAAGAATTATGAACCAACAATGTAATTTTCTTCagatatttagaattatttttaccCATTATgatcatacattttaattttgcaagTCCTAGTAACATCTCGTGACTCTGGTTTATTTGTATTAGTATAACTGCAGCTTTAGGGTTTAATCGTGGAGTTTGATTTACGTGCACTGCGGTTTTACTTTCTGTTCCACTATGATGTTGCATGCTATAGGACAGcgtatatatgtttttatatatatacacactgtttTTGTTGTACCTTAGTCTAAGTTTTATGTCACATGAATTACTTTGCGGTATCATatagctgtttgtttgtttcattgctTAGAcgtttaaagtattttaaatgtaaagagcAAAATTTCTTCAGTACTACGGACAGCGGCACTTACGTATATTCCTTCTCAATGTACATATTTgttgtaaaacacaaaacagatgtTATCTGCTCATGTTTCAGTGGTTATTATACTGCTTCGCAATGATTGCGTCAACACGAAGCGTTATATTTTActctattaaaatgattataccattagttctctttttcttttattgaaaaatacaaGATATATTGTGTCTTCACTGTCAGAACACGCGGTGGCACTGCAGACCATGACTTTGAGAGTTATCTGAGCTCCTCCTTTACTGCATCAGAACAAGAGGAAATGCGCTGAAGGCGTGTTAATAATCAAGGCTTATAGTAGCTTCTGCGTCGTGATGTCGGGTTGCGTCGAGAAAGGTCTGTTTAgccgtttttattatttttacgcGAAATAATCTCGGGACATTCTGCTGCACAATCATGGATGTTACTAAATCTTACGGCTTCTGGATccttttatttctgtctttatgGAAATCTTCGCTCGGCCAGATTGTCTATTCCGTCTCCGAGGAGGTAAATAAGGAACTGTGATCGGGAATATAGCGAAAGACCTGAAGATCAGTGCTCAGGAACTAGAATCACGCGTGTTTCAGATTATGCCTGGATCTAATGCGAAGTATTTTGATGTAAATGTGAAAACGGGCTCACTGTTTGTCAAAGACAGGATTGATCGTGAAGAGTTGTGTGGCAGTAATCAgaaatgtgctttaaatgtaGAGGCTCTTGCTCAGAATCCTCACAGACTTTACAGACTTGAAATTATCATTTTGGATGTGAATGACAATGCTCCAGTTTTTCCAGACATACATATGTTTGTAATGTTACAGAGAATGCAAATGAAGGAGATAGATTTCCTCTTCCAGTTGCAAAAGATTCAGATGTTGGCAGTAATTCTCTGAAAGACTATAAACTCagttcaaatgaatatttttctgTCGATGTTCATAGCGGGCAACAGAGTATATCTGCTGAATTAGTGTTACAGAAAGCTttagacagagagaaacaagCTGTTATTCACTTAATACTCACCGCTATTGACGGAGGAAAACCTCCCAAATCTGGAACACTGAGTATTGTTGTTGACATCTTGGATGTAAACGATAATAAACCTATTTTCAGCAAACCTTTGTACAAAGttaaagtgaaagaaaacacaCCACTTGGAACCAAAATAATTACTGTTTCTGCCAGTGATTTGGACGAAGGGATCAGCAGTGAAATTCAGTATTCATTTCTTGGACATGGAAATACAGATGAACTGAAACGATTTGCAATAAACTCTAACTCAGGGGAAATTGTTGTTCAAGGTCAGATTGATTACGAAGAATACCCTGCCATTGAACTGCGTGTTCAGGCGAGAGATAAAGGCGTTCCTCCTAAAAGTACACACTGTAAAGTTTTAATAGAAGTTGTAGATGAAAATGACAACGTGCCTGAAATAGTTACGACTCCTCTCTTGGAAAGTGTGAAAGAAGACACAAAGTCAGGAACAGCAGTTGCTTTAGTCACAGTGTCTGATAAAGATGGAGGTAAAAATGGCATTGTACACTGCTCTCTGAaagactcttttcctttcaaactGGAGACATCATATAACAATCATTATTCTCTAGTGGTGGATGGACCTCTGGACAGAGAGAGTGTTTCTCTGTATAACATCACAATTACAGCTGCAGATGAAGGAAGTCCGTCTCTTTCCAGCAGCACTGTTATAACTGTACATATCTCTGATGTTAATGACAATGCTCCACATTTCCCAGCTCCCGTTATTAACGCTTTTCTACGTGAGAACGGTCAAGCTGGAGGTCTGGTGACAAAAGTGTCCGCTGATGATTCAGACACTGGTGAAAACGCACAACTTTCATATTCACTGTTAGACAGTTCCAGCTCCAGTGTTCCTGTAACAACACTGATAAATATAAACTCTTTAAGTGGAGAAATATTCAGCTTGCAGTCATTTAATCACGAAGAAACAAAGAGGTTTCAGTTTCAAGTTATGGCCACAGACTCTGGTGTTCCTCCTCTGAGCAGTAACTcgactgtaaatgtgtttattctgGACGAGAAAACGACAACAGTCCGGTTATTTTAGCTCCTTATTCTGAACCTGGAtcagttaatagtgagaacatTCCCTACTCTGCTGAAGCGGGATACTTTGTAGCCAAGATCAGATCTGTTGATGCTGACTCTGGATATAACGCACTTCTGTCTTATCATCTAACTGAACCCAAAGGAACCAATCTGTTCCGCATCGGAAGCAGTTCTGGAGAAATAAGGACTAAGAGACGAATGAGTGACAACGACTTAAAAACTCACCCACTTCTCATCACAGTGTCTGATAATGGAGAGCCATCACTCTCAGCGACTATGTCCATGGATGTTGTGGTTGTTGAGAGTCTGGATGACATAAAGACATCCTTCCGAGAAGTTCCTGTTAAAGAGGAGAGTTTTTCAGATCTCAATCTGTATCTGCTCGTCTCTATCGTCTCAGTATCAGTCATCTTTTTACTGAGTCTGGTGGGTTTGATAGCAGCTAAATGCTACAGGACAGACAGCAGTTTCAGCAGGTACAGCGCTCCAGTGATCAGCACACATCCAGACGGAAGCTGGTCCTTCTCTAAATCCACTCAACAGTACGACGTGTGTTTTAGTTCAGACACGATAAAGAGTGATGTAGTAGTTTTCCCCTCGCCGTTTCCTCCAGCAGACGCGGAACTGATCAGCATTAATGGAGAAGATACTTTTACGCGCACGCAAACTCTTCCTACCTCAGAGAAGGTAAGATAATTGACTATTAACTCTATAAGCAGTTTCGTTTTTTGTATAAGGTGTTCGAAATTAATTGTAATACCAGTTTTATATGGCTTTTTATCACGTTCAAGTTTTGATATAATACGCAGTTTTTTCCCTGCATGTGGTAAAAATTTGTTTGCGTGCATATGAGACTTAAAAAAATtcccatttaaattaatcaatttgAACACTGCATTAGAATAAGTGCAACTTCATCAAAAGAATTTACGAAACAGAACATCTCTAAGCTGTGTTAAGACGACATAATCATAAACGATTATAAAAAATTCAAGATTCTGCAACGAAAACGAAAATCGATTAGAAAGCttctattactactactaccactcGTAAAGTTTGCAAACATATGTTTGAATGCTTCATCAAATCAAGTTTCAGAGttttatgatattaaaatatctgGCATATTCACTTATATCACAGTGCAGCTCATGGACAATGATCATTATTTTGTCGTCACAATATTTTTTCACCTGTTAAACGGCCAACACTTTTTATTTCGATTTCACTCTATGGtagaatactttttattttgttcgaTGACTTCAGTATGTTTCCCGTTGTATTACTTCATTCTGGGGATGCTATAGTATCAAAGTAATAATATAGGGTGGTGTAATTATGCTTTAGCTTTAACATCGGATTACTTTGAATATTCCTATTGCTGCCGTGTTACTGTATACTATGGAAAATTAACGcttttgtaaattatttctgtAGGTTATAGCCTGCAGTTTTAGCACGAGGTGTCACTACAGACCGCGAGATAGAGGTTGCTAGTCTTAAAACGAgcgctcctctctctctctctcagactctTGGTATTAGTGTATCTGCAGCTGAGACATGATATCTATTTCTTCACGTGTTTTCTGAACGCAAAAAGAGCTATCAGATTCTCTCgttttatatattgatatcTGCTGACAAGCCGGAAACATAACCGTTATGGATATTTTGGGATATTTCGAGTGTGGattgatatttttgatttttctgcTGGATTCTGCGTTTGCTCAGATCGTCTATTCCGTACCGGAAGAGGTAAATAAAGGGACAGTTGTTGGGAATATAGCGAAAGATCTGAACATCAACGTTCACGACCTTGAATCTCGTATGTTTGAGATTGTGTCTGGATCCAATAAGAAGTATTTTAACGTGAATCTAAAAACGGGCGTGCTGTTTGTTAATGAAAGAATTGACCGGGAGGAGTTATGTCCTTCGAGTCAGAAATGTTCTCTGAATATAGAAGCCCTTGCTAAAAATCCTCATCATCTTTACAGAGTGGAGATTAAGATTTTGGATATAAACGATAATGCGCCACATTTTCCTGTTAAAGTATTTGCTGTGAATATTAGTGAAAACGCAAGTCCAGGAGAAAGATTTCCTCTCCCGTAGCAGAGGACTCTGATGTTGGCAGTAATTCGCTGAAAGAGTACAAACTGAGTCCGAATGAACATTTCAGTCTAGATACACAGAGTGAAGACCAGAGTGTGTCTGCAGAGTTAGTGCTGAACAAGGCTTTGGATCGAGAGAAACAAGCCACGTTAAGTTAATTCTCACTGGAGTAGATGGAGGAAAGCCACCTAAATCTGgaactgtaaatattattataaacataatggataataatgataataatccAGTGTTCAGTCAACCTCTTTATAAAGTCAAACTAAAGGAAAATGTTGCTGATGGTACAAAAGTTATCTCTGTGTTTGCCTCTGATTTAGATGAAGGCATTAACAGTgatattttgtattcatttgttgGTCATGGCAAGAGAAAAGACCTGTTTTCCATAATCCCAGAGACTGGAGATATTGTTGTAAAGGGACAAATAGATTACGAGAGAATACTGCCATTGAGTTACGAGTTCAAGCGAAAGATAAAGGCAGCCCACCAAAAAGTACAcattgtaaaattttaatagaaattatgGATGAAAATGATAATGCACCAGAGATATTTGTTACTCCTCTGCTGGAAAGTGTGAAAGAAGACACAAAGTCAGGAACAGCAGTTGCTTTAGTCACAGTGTCTGATAAAGATGGAGGTAAAAATGGCATTGTACACTGCTCTCTGAaagactcttttcctttcaaactGGAGACATCATATAACAATCATTATTCTCTAGTGGTAGATGGACCTCTGGACAGAGAGAGTGTTTCTCTGTATAACATCACAATTACAGCTGCAGATGAAGGAAGTCCGTCTCTTTCCAGCAGCACTGTTATAACTGTACATATCTCTGATGTTAATGACAATGCTCCACATTTCCCAGCTCCGTTATTAACGCTTTTCTACGTGAGAACGGTCAAGCTGGAGGTCTGGTGACAAAAGTGTCCGCTGATGATTCAGACGCTGGTGAAAACGCACAACTTTCATATTCACTGTTAGACAGTTCCAGCTCCAGTGTTCCTGTAACAACACTGATAAATATAAACTCTTTAAGTGGAGAAATATTCAGCTTGCAGTCATTTAATCACGAAGAAACAAAGAGGTTTCAGTTTCAAGTTATGGCCACAGACTCTGGTGTTCCTCCTCTGAGCAGTAACTcgactgtaaatgtgtttattctgGACGAGAAACGACAACAGTCCGGTTATTTTAGCTCCTTATTCTGAACCTGGAtcagttaa
Proteins encoded:
- the LOC122353121 gene encoding protocadherin alpha-2-like, translated to MLCFSTSDYFEYSYCCRVTLVFHVNAFVELFLVGYSLVLARGVTTDRKIEVNSLYPSASLSLSLRLLVLVYLQLRHDLYFVSCFLNAKRAIRFSRVYIYFFLLTSRRHITVMGFWGYFECGLIFLIFLLDSAFAQIVYSVPEEVNKGTVVGNIAKDLNINVHDLESRMFEIVSGLNKKYFNVNLKTGVLFVNERIDREELCPSSQKCSLNIEALAKNPHHLYRVEIKILDINDNAPHFPVKVFAVNISENASPGERFPLPVAEDSDVGSNSLKEYKLSPNEHFSLDTQSEDQSVSAELVLNKALDREKQATIKLILTGVDGGKPPKSGTVNIIINIMDNNDNNPVFSQPLYKVKLKENVADGTKVISVFASDLDEGINSDILYSFVGHGKRKDLFSIIPETGDIVVKGQIDYEENTAIELRVQAKDKGSPPKSTHCKILIEIMDENDNAPEIFVTPLLESVKEDTKSGTAVALVTVSDKDGGKNGIVHCSLKDSFPFKLETSYNNHYSLVVDGPLDRESVSLYNITITAADEGSPSLSSSTVITVHISDVNDNAPHFPAPVINAFLRENGQAGGLVTKVSADDSDAGENAQLSYSLLDSSSSSVPVTTLININSLSGEIFSLQSFNHEETKRFQFQVMATDSGVPPLSSNSTVNVFILDENDNSPVILAPYSEPGSVNSENIPYSAEAGYFVAKIRSVDADSGYNALLSYHLTEPKGTNLFRIGSSSGEIRTKRRMSDNDLKTHPLLITVSDNGEPSLSATMSMDVVVVESLDDIKTSFREVPVKEESFSDLNLYLLVSIVSVSVIFLLSLVGLIAAKCYRTDSSFSRYSAPVISTHPDGSWSFSKSTQQYDVCFSSDTIKSDVVVFPSPFPPADAELISINGEDTFTRTQTLPTSEKVR